Proteins found in one Zea mays cultivar B73 chromosome 1, Zm-B73-REFERENCE-NAM-5.0, whole genome shotgun sequence genomic segment:
- the LOC100274385 gene encoding pentatricopeptide repeat-containing protein At2g20710, mitochondrial isoform X1, with the protein MYRLFRRSFSMAAEGSAAAASSSPPPSTSMSSTPRQHLPDELYRRIMNVGRPSIPLSPVLEQWNQEGHTAKKFVIQAIVKKLVGLRRFAHALELSFWMTDRRHLHLSVGDVAYRLDLISKVHGLEKAVEYFGMVPKQLRKPQCYGSLLKCYVEAKAVDKAEEHFAKMQEMGMTSSYAYTWMMKLYLQTGQLERVHAMFQDMEEKGVKPDTFSVEAMLAAYIAAEDVQGVGKVLDKANPHEKLVTWHGHASAASLFMKSGMQVGAVMALVEAERRISPKSSRIAYAFLLKTYTELGMHAEAGRIWSVYKSKVPPCNTMYMSRLSALLRTNDIDGAEATLKEWETVPLRYHDFRLINVMVDAYCREGLVEKAVALVDGAIKKGRTPYANTWYKLAGGFFKTGQVPEAVDMTRKALDSATPPWRPDLANVLMSLNHFVDQKDVGAAEEMVSTLQKLVPLTRDVYHCLLKTYVRAGKPPSDLLERMKEDGLEADEETERILAGECERVDMHPLSITNHLIG; encoded by the exons ATGTACCGGCTTTTCCGCCGCAGCTTCTCCATGGCTGCCGAGggttccgccgccgccgcctcttccTCTCCACCCCCCTCCACCTCCATGTCCTCGACCCCGCGGCAACATCTGCCGGACGAGCTGTACCGCCGCATCATGAATGTCGGGCGCCCAAGCATCCCGTTATCCCCCGTCCTGGAGCAATGGAATCAAGAAGGCCATACCGCCAAGaagttcgtcatccaggccatcgtcaagaAGCTCGTCGGCCTCCGCCGCTTCGCCCACGCACTCGAG CTGTCGTTCTGGATGACCGACCGCAGGCACCTCCACCTTTCGGTCGGTGACGTCGCGTACCGGCTGGACCTAATCAGCAAGGTGCACGGCCTTGAGAAAGCCGTCGAGTACTTCGGCATGGTACCGAAGCAGCTGAGGAAGCCGCAGTGCTACGGCTCCCTCCTGAAATGCTATGTGGAGGCGAAGGCCGTCGACAAGGCTGAGGAGCACTTCGCGAAGATGCAGGAGATGGGGATGACGAGTTCTTACGCATACACTTGGATGATGAAGCTTTACCTACAGACTGGGCAGCTTGAAAGAGTGCACGCCATGTTCCAGGACATGGAAGAGAAAGGTGTGAAGCCTGATACTTTCAGTGTGGAGGCTATGTTAGCTGCGTACATTGCTGCTGAAGATGTCCAGGGGGTTGGTAAGGTGCTCGACAAGGCCAATCCACACGAGAAGCTTGTGACTTGGCATGGGCATGCTTCGGCAGCGAGCTTGTTCATGAAATCTGGGATGCAGGTGGGGGCTGTCATGGCTCTCGTGGAAGCCGAGAGGCGGATATCTCCAAAGAGCAGTAGAATCGCATACGCTTTCTTACTCAAGACATATACTGAACTGGGGATGCATGCTGAGGCCGGACGCATTTGGAGTGTCTACAAATCCAAAGTGCCGCCGTGCAACACGATGTACATGTCGAGGCTAAGCGCGTTACTCAGGACGAACGACATTGATGGGGCGGAAGCGACACTGAAAGAGTGGGAAACGGTGCCTCTTCGCTATCATGATTTCAGATTAATCAACGTAATGGTCGATGCCTACTGCAGAGAAGGTCTCGTGGAGAAGGCAGTAGCTCTCGTGGATGGCGCCATCAAGAAAGGGAGGACACCTTACGCTAATACCTGGTATAAGTTGGCTGGTGGGTTTTTCAAAACTGGTCAGGTACCAGAAGCAGTGGACATGACAAGGAAGGCTCTTGATTCCGCGACTCCTCCATGGAGACCTGACCTCGCGAATGTGCTGATGAGCCTGAACCACTTTGTGGACCAGAAGGATGTAGGAGCAGCTGAGGAGATGGTGAGTACGCTACAGAAGCTGGTTCCTTTGACTAGGGATGTTTACCATTGCTTGCTGAAGACCTATGTCCGTGCGGGAAAGCCGCCGTCCGATCTGCTGGAGCGTATGAAGGAAGACGGCCTTGAGGCTGATGAGGAAACAGAGAGAATCCTCGCGGGAGAATGCGAGCGAGTAGACATGCACCCGTTGTCAATCACTAACCATCTGATTGGTTAG
- the LOC100274385 gene encoding Pentatricopeptide repeat-containing protein At2g20710, mitochondrial codes for MSGAQASRYPPSWSNGIKKAIPPRSSSSRPSSRSSSASAASPTHSRSQLSFWMTDRRHLHLSVGDVAYRLDLISKVHGLEKAVEYFGMVPKQLRKPQCYGSLLKCYVEAKAVDKAEEHFAKMQEMGMTSSYAYTWMMKLYLQTGQLERVHAMFQDMEEKGVKPDTFSVEAMLAAYIAAEDVQGVGKVLDKANPHEKLVTWHGHASAASLFMKSGMQVGAVMALVEAERRISPKSSRIAYAFLLKTYTELGMHAEAGRIWSVYKSKVPPCNTMYMSRLSALLRTNDIDGAEATLKEWETVPLRYHDFRLINVMVDAYCREGLVEKAVALVDGAIKKGRTPYANTWYKLAGGFFKTGQVPEAVDMTRKALDSATPPWRPDLANVLMSLNHFVDQKDVGAAEEMVSTLQKLVPLTRDVYHCLLKTYVRAGKPPSDLLERMKEDGLEADEETERILAGECERVDMHPLSITNHLIG; via the exons ATGTCGGGCGCCCAAGCATCCCGTTATCCCCCGTCCTGGAGCAATGGAATCAAGAAGGCCATACCGCCAAGaagttcgtcatccaggccatcgtcaagaAGCTCGTCGGCCTCCGCCGCTTCGCCCACGCACTCGAGGTCCCAG CTGTCGTTCTGGATGACCGACCGCAGGCACCTCCACCTTTCGGTCGGTGACGTCGCGTACCGGCTGGACCTAATCAGCAAGGTGCACGGCCTTGAGAAAGCCGTCGAGTACTTCGGCATGGTACCGAAGCAGCTGAGGAAGCCGCAGTGCTACGGCTCCCTCCTGAAATGCTATGTGGAGGCGAAGGCCGTCGACAAGGCTGAGGAGCACTTCGCGAAGATGCAGGAGATGGGGATGACGAGTTCTTACGCATACACTTGGATGATGAAGCTTTACCTACAGACTGGGCAGCTTGAAAGAGTGCACGCCATGTTCCAGGACATGGAAGAGAAAGGTGTGAAGCCTGATACTTTCAGTGTGGAGGCTATGTTAGCTGCGTACATTGCTGCTGAAGATGTCCAGGGGGTTGGTAAGGTGCTCGACAAGGCCAATCCACACGAGAAGCTTGTGACTTGGCATGGGCATGCTTCGGCAGCGAGCTTGTTCATGAAATCTGGGATGCAGGTGGGGGCTGTCATGGCTCTCGTGGAAGCCGAGAGGCGGATATCTCCAAAGAGCAGTAGAATCGCATACGCTTTCTTACTCAAGACATATACTGAACTGGGGATGCATGCTGAGGCCGGACGCATTTGGAGTGTCTACAAATCCAAAGTGCCGCCGTGCAACACGATGTACATGTCGAGGCTAAGCGCGTTACTCAGGACGAACGACATTGATGGGGCGGAAGCGACACTGAAAGAGTGGGAAACGGTGCCTCTTCGCTATCATGATTTCAGATTAATCAACGTAATGGTCGATGCCTACTGCAGAGAAGGTCTCGTGGAGAAGGCAGTAGCTCTCGTGGATGGCGCCATCAAGAAAGGGAGGACACCTTACGCTAATACCTGGTATAAGTTGGCTGGTGGGTTTTTCAAAACTGGTCAGGTACCAGAAGCAGTGGACATGACAAGGAAGGCTCTTGATTCCGCGACTCCTCCATGGAGACCTGACCTCGCGAATGTGCTGATGAGCCTGAACCACTTTGTGGACCAGAAGGATGTAGGAGCAGCTGAGGAGATGGTGAGTACGCTACAGAAGCTGGTTCCTTTGACTAGGGATGTTTACCATTGCTTGCTGAAGACCTATGTCCGTGCGGGAAAGCCGCCGTCCGATCTGCTGGAGCGTATGAAGGAAGACGGCCTTGAGGCTGATGAGGAAACAGAGAGAATCCTCGCGGGAGAATGCGAGCGAGTAGACATGCACCCGTTGTCAATCACTAACCATCTGATTGGTTAG